A stretch of Lathyrus oleraceus cultivar Zhongwan6 chromosome 6, CAAS_Psat_ZW6_1.0, whole genome shotgun sequence DNA encodes these proteins:
- the LOC127094640 gene encoding uncharacterized protein LOC127094640 — protein MSQHSSSTSSHSSSTSSHSSSSHHGKTLSMEFVDEDVMNVTPLCMIPGDTPGPSSKAGDKQEEESSEKEDEPLVNLVKPSVAEKLRTRQGKSVARMRTGRVKKTASIGPSKAWSKVEVRKRKERDNFDSEEDVKGDVPDISPAKRQAVQKSPGKTDAVHLDNIYFHLEDGATKWKYVIQRRVAIERELGQEAVEVKEVIELIKKAGLMKTVVTLPQCYEGLVKEFIVNIPEDIQEKSSREFCRVFGS, from the exons atgtctcaacattcATCATCAACTAGTTCACATTCATCATCAACTAGTTCACATTCATCATCTTCTCACCATGGAAAAACTCTCTCAATGGAGTTTGTAGATGAAGATGTGATGAACGTCACTCCACTTTGCATGATACCAGGCGACACCCCAGGTCCCTCGTCCAAAgctggagataagcaag aggaagaaagctctgaGAAGGAGGATGAACCTTTGGTTAATCTTGTAAAACCGAGTGTTGCTGAGAAACTGAGAACTAGGCAAGGGAAAAGTGTGGCAAGAATGAGAACAGGAAGAGTGAAAAAGACGGCTAGTATAGGACCCTCAAAAGCTTGGAGCAAGgttgaggttaggaaaaggaaagaaagagataaCTTTGACTCTGAGGAAGATGTCAAAGgcgatgtcccagacatctcccctgcaaaaaggcaggctgttcAGAAGTCTCCTGGCAAGACTGATGCTGTGCACTTAGACAATATCTACTTTCATTTGGAAGATGGGGCAACAAAATGGAAATATGTCATTCAGAGGAGAGTAGCtattgaaagagagcttggacaagaagctgtagaggtaaaggaGGTAATTGAGTTGATCAAAAAGGCTGGACTCATGAAGACTGTGGTAACTCTACCCCAatgctatgaggggttggtaaaagagtttattgttaatatTCCTGAGGATATTCAGGAAAAGAGCAGCAGGGAGTTCTGCAGGGTGTTT ggctcttaa
- the LOC127094641 gene encoding uncharacterized protein LOC127094641, whose amino-acid sequence MSGSASAEPSNPNREDPVVDSANTPHARRPKEIVSGFSSTIALEEQTKEGSTYVHNAIATMVTGILSGNHKVLGVSIPLNIIEPDSVTYQENTESLGKNIFDDVEQTNALKESNVDKPLDNVAGGEVHVTHDVSDNPNCEAETVDLEEFSDNELLSSILPNIAKRSKGVPKKKKTKSVVVESDSDVPCNVSDTLSKKKPTTSNLAASVPEVPIDNISFHFASSVNRWKYVYQKRLALERELAQNVLDCKDIMDLIQEAGLIKIVTQFSKCYEMFVKEFIVNLSKECVDGKSKEFRKVNVRGKCVNFPPSVINKYLGRPDVAQPELEVTDNKICQVITANQVRKWPLKGKLVASKLSVKYAMLHKIGAAIWVPANHKSTVAVMLGKFIYIVGTKANFDYGSYIFDQTLKHAGSFSVKGPIAFLSLICGIVLNQFPNILTENDSVKKRDNPMSFNHKFFLGTHVSNVVMTTGETSRVSNQPGKVVVIAIPKETCRELEARKLNLENLISTLEMTEGDVFGEAAGGAEEAGRQGEEGEADASPDDGTDDDADSESYD is encoded by the exons ATGTCTGGTTCTGCTAGCGCTGAACCAAGCAACCCTAACAGAGAAGATCCTGTTGTTGACTCTGCGAATACCCcacatgcaagaagacctaaagaaatTGTATCAGGCTTCTCCTCAACCATCGCTCTTGAAGAACAAACCAAAGAAGGTTCCACGTATGTTCACAATGCCATTGCCACTATGGTGACTGGAATACTGTCTGGTAATCATAAGGTCCTTGGGGTTTCCATTCCCTTAAACATTATTGAACCTGATAGTGTTACTTATCAAGAAAATACTGAGTCTTTAGGAAAGAATATCTTTGATGATGTTGAGCAAACAAATGCTCTTAAGGAGTCAAATGTTGACAAACCCTTAGATAATGTGGCTGGTGGGGAAGTTCATGTCACTCATGATGTTAGTGACAACCCTAACTGTGAGGCTGAAACAGTAGACCTGGAGGAATTTTCTGATAATGAGTTGTTGTCCTCTATCCTCCCTAacatagccaaaagg AGCAAAGGGGTGCCCAAGAAAAAGAAGACCAAGTCTGTTGTTGTTGAGTCTGACTCAGATGTTCCGTGTAATGTGTCTGACACtctgtcaaagaagaagccaaccaccAGCAATCTTGCagctagtgtccctgaggtaccaATTGACAACATATCTTTTCATTTTGCTTCAAGTGTAAACAGGTGGAAATATGTTTATCAGAAAAGACTGGCTTTGGAAAGGGAATTAGCTCAGAATGTCCTAGACTGTAAGGATATTATGGACCTTATTCAAGAGGCTGGTTTAATAAAGATTGTGACTCAGTTCTCAAAGTGCTATGAGATGTTCGTAAAGGAATTTATTGTTAATTTGTCTAAAGAATGTGTTGATGGCAAGTCTAAGGAATTCAGGAAAGTGAATGTGAGAGGCAAGTGTGTAAATTTCCCTCCCTCAGTGATCAACAAGTATTTGGGAAGGCCTGATGTagctcaacctgagcttgagGTGACTGACAACAAAATCTGCCAAGTCATCACTGCTAATCAAGTAAGGAAGTGGCCTCTCAAGGGAAAATTGGTGGCCAGTAAACTGAGTGTTAAATATGCAATGCTACATAAGATTGGAGCTGCTATCTGGGTGCCCGCCAATCATAAATCTACAGTTGCGGTAATGCTTGGAAAGTTTATATATATTGTTGGAACCAAAGCCAATTTTGACTATGGCTCCTATATTTTTGATCAAACTTTGAAGCATGCAGgaagcttcagtgtgaagggTCCTATAGCCTTTCTTTCTCTTATATGTGGTATTGTTTTGAATCAGTTTCCAAACATCTTAACAGAGAATGATTCTGTGAAGAAAAGAGACAACCCTATGTCCTTCAATCATAAGTTTTTCCTAGGTACCCATGTTTCTAACGTTGTCATGACAACAGGTGAGACATCACGTGTAAGCAATCAACCAGGTAAAGTTGTTGTCATTGCAATTCCTAAAGAAACTTGCAGGGAGTtagaggcaaggaagctgaaCTTGGAAAATTTGATTAGCACTTTGGAGATGACTGAAGGTGATGTGTTTGGTGAAGCTGCTGGTGGTGCAGAAGAAGCTGGAAGACAGGGTGAAGAGGGAGAAGCAGATGCCAGTCCTGATGATGGCACAGATGATGATGCTGACTCTGAGTCATATGACTAG